From one Sorangium aterium genomic stretch:
- a CDS encoding YqjF family protein has product MDRIAPTLRPPGRPAGFQRWRELLFLHWETPIAALRAVVPPALELDTFEGKAYVGVVAFTMRDVSPWWSPSVPGISNFHELNVRTYVHQEGRAPGVWFFSLDAAKAIAVVAARVGWHLPYHYASMDLESSDGEVRYRSARRWPGPVPARFEARYRVGAAIDRGAAAPGTFEHFLAERYLLFAASGDALRIGQVHHAPYPLHRAEVTHVEESVVAAAGLPAPTGAPHVLYSPGVDVDVYALTPAAPRG; this is encoded by the coding sequence GTGGATCGAATCGCCCCGACGCTCCGCCCCCCTGGCCGCCCGGCGGGCTTCCAGCGCTGGAGAGAGCTGCTCTTCCTGCACTGGGAGACGCCGATCGCCGCGCTCCGCGCCGTCGTGCCGCCTGCGCTCGAACTCGACACCTTCGAGGGCAAGGCCTACGTCGGCGTCGTCGCCTTCACCATGCGCGACGTCAGCCCCTGGTGGTCGCCGAGCGTGCCGGGGATCTCGAACTTCCACGAGCTCAACGTCCGCACCTACGTTCACCAGGAGGGGCGAGCGCCGGGCGTCTGGTTCTTCAGCCTGGACGCGGCCAAGGCGATCGCGGTCGTAGCGGCCCGGGTCGGCTGGCACCTGCCGTATCACTACGCCTCGATGGATCTCGAATCGAGCGACGGGGAGGTCCGTTACCGCAGCGCGCGGCGCTGGCCGGGCCCCGTGCCTGCGCGCTTCGAGGCGCGCTATCGCGTCGGCGCGGCGATCGACCGCGGCGCCGCGGCGCCGGGGACCTTCGAGCACTTCCTGGCCGAGCGCTACCTGCTGTTCGCCGCGAGCGGCGACGCGCTCAGGATCGGGCAGGTGCACCACGCGCCCTATCCGCTCCACCGGGCCGAGGTGACCCACGTCGAGGAGAGCGTCGTCGCCGCGGCCGGCCTGCCCGCCCCGACGGGGGCGCCGCACGTGCTCTATAGCCCAGGCGTGGACGTCGACGTCTATGCGCTGACGCCGGCCGCTCCACGCGGGTGA
- a CDS encoding YheT family hydrolase, whose translation MMQRILHGHFWTVAPWLKHQIRAPRLAPSSPFAVHVDETPAGPVRLLGRIRHREGASSILVVVHGLGGTSESYYMVEAALRAERAGLACLRVNLRGAGGDGDDIYHAGLFSDLHAAITSPELDRYERVLVLGYSLGGHIALRYAASGSLDGRVHAVAAVCPPLDLERSVAAIDQPERWVYRRHVMSGLKEMYTAVASRRAVPVPLDEALAIRTIREWDRRIMTRRFGYESVEAYYASESAAPRLRDIAVPSLIVAAEADPMVPLDTVRPAIEAHPRSPLLDVQWLRHGGHVGFPRTLSLGFGAAPGLESQVIHWLTRH comes from the coding sequence ATGATGCAGCGCATCCTCCACGGCCACTTCTGGACGGTCGCTCCCTGGCTCAAGCATCAGATTCGCGCCCCGCGGCTCGCTCCGTCTTCCCCCTTCGCGGTCCACGTCGATGAGACTCCTGCCGGGCCCGTCCGGTTACTCGGCAGGATCCGCCACCGAGAAGGCGCGAGCTCGATCCTCGTCGTCGTCCACGGGCTCGGCGGTACGAGCGAGAGTTATTATATGGTCGAGGCCGCTCTGAGGGCCGAGCGCGCCGGGCTCGCCTGCCTGCGCGTCAACCTGCGCGGCGCCGGGGGCGACGGAGACGACATCTACCACGCTGGCCTGTTCTCCGATCTCCACGCCGCCATCACCTCCCCCGAGCTCGACCGGTACGAGCGCGTGCTCGTCCTCGGCTACTCGCTCGGCGGGCATATCGCCCTCCGGTACGCGGCCTCGGGCTCGCTCGACGGGCGCGTCCACGCCGTGGCGGCCGTCTGCCCGCCGCTCGACCTGGAGCGATCCGTCGCCGCGATCGATCAGCCCGAGCGGTGGGTGTACCGCAGGCACGTGATGTCCGGGTTGAAGGAGATGTACACCGCCGTCGCCTCGCGCCGCGCCGTGCCCGTGCCCCTCGACGAGGCGCTCGCCATTCGCACGATCCGCGAATGGGACCGGCGCATCATGACGCGGCGCTTCGGCTATGAGAGCGTGGAGGCCTACTATGCGAGCGAGAGCGCCGCCCCGCGCCTCCGCGACATCGCCGTCCCGTCGCTGATCGTCGCGGCGGAGGCCGACCCGATGGTGCCGCTCGACACGGTGCGGCCGGCGATCGAGGCCCACCCGCGCTCGCCGCTGCTCGACGTGCAGTGGCTCCGGCACGGCGGGCACGTGGGCTTCCCGCGGACGCTGAGCCTCGGGTTCGGGGCGGCGCCGGGCCTCGAATCCCAGGTCATCCACTGGCTCACGAGGCATTGA